Within the Brassica oleracea var. oleracea cultivar TO1000 unplaced genomic scaffold, BOL UnpScaffold02202, whole genome shotgun sequence genome, the region ACCCAAAGGAAAGAAATAGGCAGGAGTTCTCTCCGCGAACTAATCGATCATACCGAAGTTCACCAGACTCGCAGCGGACGATTTCTGAATATCCTAGAGAACGAAGAGGTGATACTCCAACAAGGCGACATGATCATTATCGGAGACAAGAGACAAGAATGGAGTGGAGACCAATTCGATCAGTGAAAAGAAAAGAACCAGGACATAAAGAAATTCCTAAGACTAGGCGAGACACGGAAGACGAGGAGAGAATCCGTAACCTCAAAGGAAAAGCTATAGCAACAGAGGAGACTGTAAAGGATGCTTACATAGATTCTAACCGAAGCTCTAATGGAGTTCTCACGATAAGAGAACCAACTGGTATAAATATCCCTGGGGATTAGGCGAACCGGGAAACAAATGAGAATTCTCCTAAGCAATTTCCAGAAGGTGTTTTACCACTGCGGGCTCATAACGATGAAGGTCCAGGCATGGAGATATGTAAGACAAGTAAAAGTGGGGATCCTGGATTAGAGAAGGAGACAATACCGGAAGGAGATGACCTTCTAACTGAAGAAGAGATAAACGAAATGGCTGACAAATATGCTGGTATTGATTTTGATATGGATGAAAGTATGATCGACGAAGACGACCTCCTAGAAGGGATGGAAAATGATGTAGTGGTACCTGAGACGCAAGAGATCACCAAGACCTTAGAACTACAAAATAAGGCAGCAGAGGTCGGAAAGGACAAAGAGACTCCCAAACTGGCGTCAGGACAACCTCATGAAGAAGCTGACAGAAGTCAAAGGAAAAAATCTCTGAAACAGAACCAAAAAGCCCCGAGAGGAAGATCACTTGTACCTCACGGAAAGCAACGGGGAACACGAAGCCCAGATGCAAAAGGAGTTGCTGCATCAAAAAAGCTAGCGATCAGAGGAAGAGCTTCCCCAAAAGGCAAGATGGTGAAGCATAATCGTGGGAACTCTTCAAGAGTGTCTGGCTCTTCTGCTA harbors:
- the LOC106321623 gene encoding splicing regulatory glutamine/lysine-rich protein 1-like; this translates as MEELAAKEAFSLSTRGLDKPASREAHMRFEPYSRTHQDAGQDRTSRDMTARRSFGVNAESAQRSDHGDLRNRISLKRDTRAKEVWTRLDQQQEEGIVPRDRERYHTYQRSTRENLRGIRGGSESFNNRGRGDSYSSSSWRVKEISHGNKDRNRDQTRERVHPKERNRQEFSPRTNRSYRSSPDSQRTISEYPRERRGDTPTRRHDHYRRQETRMEWRPIRSVKRKEPGHKEIPKTRRDTEDEERIRNLKGKAIATEETANRETNENSPKQFPEGVLPLRAHNDEGPGMEICKTSKSGDPGLEKETIPEGDDLLTEEEINEMADKYAGIDFDMDESMIDEDDLLEGMENDVVVPETQEITKTLELQNKAAEVGKDKETPKLASGQPHEEADRSQRKKSLKQNQKAPRGRSLVPHGKQRGTRSPDAKGVAASKKLAIRGRASPKGKMVKHNRGNSSRVSGSSAIPRNE